The genomic stretch TTTGAGTGAGACATAAATTAGGCTTTTGGAGACGAAGAGAATAAAAGAAGGAGCCAAACCAGACCCATTCAACGCTTTTCATAAAACGGTTCAAATTCATTGCGTCCAGTGAAATTTGAACCAGCGGAACCGTATTACAATAAATCAAAGCTACTTCGATTTAAGCAGCGCATTTTGCTCGCTAATCAGTTTCTCAATATTTGAGAGCAGTTGAATATCCTTGGGAGTAACCACTTTTTGGTTCTGGGGATCCTCCGCCTGAGCTTTCAACTTGTTCATCGCTTTTATAACTACAAAAATGGTGAGCGCGATAAGTAAGAAATCGATGGATACTTCCAACAGCTCTCCATAGCCCACAGCTACCTCTTCGACTCCTTCCCGACCTTCACGTAACACATATTTTAAATTCGCCAGGTTGACGCTTTCAGTCATCAGAGACAGTGGCGGTGTCACTATTTTTTTGACGATTGTTGTTAGAATATTGCTGAATGCTGTGCCGATGACAATACCGACAGCCAGATCTACCATGTTGCCTTTGACGGCGAAGTTTTTGAATTCCTGAAATATGCTTTTCATAATAGTGTTAGAAGGTTGGCTGCGTGTAAGTTTATAAAAATCGGATCATTCCACGAAGCAGTACTTTATTCAAAAGGAAACGAAACAGAAGGTATATCAGAATCAAAGAATACTTACCGCCTCAAATTCAATGGCTGAGGTGCCTGAATATAGGCAAACAGGTCAACGATGGATTGATCATCCATTCCCATGAGCAGGCCAGGCGGCATGAGTGATACACCGGCATCTTCCATGCTCTCTATTCGCGCTTCTTCCAGAACGATGGGTTGACCTCCGATTGGGCGAATAACCACTACATGTTCATCCCTATCGACGATAAACCCTGCAAGAGTTTGACCGTCATCGGTACGAATAATATTAGTTTCAAATCCTTCACGTATCTCTGCGTTCGGATTCGTAATCGCGAGCAGTAAACTATGAAGGTCACTCCGTTGATAGCCCGTCAATTCAGGACCAACCACACCGCCTTCATTGTGCAAGATATGACACGCGCCACAACGAGCGAGGAAAAGTTCTCTTCCTTTGTGACGATCAGGATTTTCTCCATTCTTTAATAACTCCCGAAGCTGATTCATTTCTTCCGAGGTGTCAGAAGAAGTCTCTACGGAGTCAGACCAAATTTCGCTAATTAAAGAGTTCAATGATGAATCATCCAATCGCTTTAATCCATTCACTGCATCAATGGAGATTAAATCGGTTGCAATATTTCCATCCTTTACTGCGTTCACCCAGGTGCTCGCCCACTCGACCCGACTCATCAACAAAGTCTGAGCAGCGGATTGAACTTCGCCGCTAAAATTCGGATAACCATTACTTACAAATTGTCCGACAGATGGATCGTTGTATGCCCTGAGTGCAGACAAGGTTACTACGCGAAGAGGATCACTTTCACGATTCAACTGATTGAGCAGAGTCGGCAGCAACTCAGGAAC from Verrucomicrobiota bacterium encodes the following:
- the mscL gene encoding large conductance mechanosensitive channel protein MscL, which encodes MKSIFQEFKNFAVKGNMVDLAVGIVIGTAFSNILTTIVKKIVTPPLSLMTESVNLANLKYVLREGREGVEEVAVGYGELLEVSIDFLLIALTIFVVIKAMNKLKAQAEDPQNQKVVTPKDIQLLSNIEKLISEQNALLKSK